From a single Raphanus sativus cultivar WK10039 chromosome 3, ASM80110v3, whole genome shotgun sequence genomic region:
- the LOC130509137 gene encoding heterogeneous nuclear ribonucleoprotein 1-like encodes MESDQGKLFIGGISWDTDENLLREYFSNYGEVLKVTVMREKATGRPRGFGFVAFSDPAVIDRVLQEKHHIDNRDVDVKRAMSREEQSPAGRPGSFNASRSFDSGVKTKKIFVGGLPPALTSDEFRAYFETYGPVSDAVIMIDQATQRPRGFGFVSFDSEDSVDLVLHKTFHDMSGKQVEVKRALPKDANPGVAGGGGGRGGGGSGGFPGYGGSGYEGRVDSSSRYMPPPQNTGSGYPPYGASGYGTGYGYGSNGVGYGGFGGYGNPAGAPYGNPGVPGAGFGSGPRSSWGGQAPSGYGNVGYGNAAAPWGGSGPGSAVMGQGGGPSAGYGSSQGYGYGGNDASYGVPSGYGAVGGRPGSMPNSHGGGYADASDGSGGYGNQNHLGNGQAGYGGGYGNGRQAQQQ; translated from the exons ATGGAATCAGATCAGGGTAAGCTGTTTATCGGCGGGATTTCATGGGACACCGACGAGAATCTCCTGAGAGAGTACTTCTCCAATTACGGCGAGGTTTTGAAAGTGACGGTCATGCGCGAGAAAGCCACGGGCCGTCCTCGAGGATTCGGATTCGTCGCGTTCTCCGATCCCGCCGTCATTGATAGGGTTCTTCAGGAGAAGCATCACATCGATAATAGAGAT GTTGATGTGAAGAGAGCAATGTCTAGAGAAGAGCAGAGTCCTGCTGGGAGACCAGGGAGTTTTAATGCTTCTAGGAGTTTTGATAGCGGTGTTAAGACCAAGAAGATATTCGTGGGGGGTTTGCCTCCCGCTTTAACATCAGACGAGTTTCGGGCCTACTTCGAGACTTACGGCCCTGTGAGCGATGCGGTCATTATGATTGACCAGGCGACGCAGCGTCCTAGAGGGTTTGGGTTTGTTTCGTTCGACTCTGAAGATTCGGTTGACCTTGTTTTGCACAAGACTTTCCACGATATGAGTGGTAAACAAGTAGAAGTCAAAAGAGCTCTTCCTAAAGATGCTAACCCTGGAGTAGCCGGGGGTGGTGGTGGTCGCGGTGGTGGTGGCTCTGGAGGTTTCCCGGGTTATGGTGGAAGTGGATATGAGGGTCGTGTTGATTCGAGTAGTAGATACATGCCGCCGCCTCAGAACACTGGAAGTGGTTATCCTCCTTATGGTGCTTCTGGTTATGGTACTGGTTATGGTTATGGCAGCAACGGTGTAGGTTACGGCGGTTTTGGAGGGTATGGGAATCCGGCTGGGGCGCCGTATGGGAATCCTGGTGTCCCTGGAGCTGGGTTTGGAAGTGGTCCAAGAAGTTCATGGGGAGGCCAAGCTCCATCCGGTTACGGTAATGTGGGATATGGAAATGCTGCTGCTCCTTGGGGCGGTTCTGGTCCCGGTTCAGCAGTGATGGGTCAAGGAGGTGGTCCGTCTGCAGGTTATGGAAGTAGTCAAGGGTATGGCTATGGTGGAAATGATGCTTCTTATGGGGTTCCATCTGGTTACGGTGCAGTTGGTGGACGGCCTGGAAGTATGCCTAACAGCCATGGAGGTGGCTATGCTGATGCTTCAGATGGTTCTGGAGGCTATGGGAACCAGAATCACCTAGGGAACGGGCAAGCTGGTTATGGTGGAGGTTATGGAAACGGTAGGCAAGCTCAACAACAGTGA